The Streptomyces noursei ATCC 11455 sequence ATCCGGTGGTCGGCCGGGAACCGCCCGTAGCTCGGCTTCAGCCCCGCGACACCGTTGAACGTCGCCGGGTTGCGCACCGACCCGCCGGAGTCGTTGCCCAGGCCCAGCGTCGCCATGCCGGTCGCCACCGCGACCGCGTCGCCGCCGCTGGTGCCGCCGGGAGTGCGCTGCGGGTCCCACGGGTTGACGGTGTCCCCGAACAGTTGGCTGACCGTGTGCAGTCCCGCGAGCGCCAGGTCGGGCATGTTGGTGCGTCCGATCGGAATCGCCCCGGCCGCGCGCAGCCGTCGCACCGGGGGCGCGTCAGCCTGCGCGACCCAGTCGCGGAAGTACGGCACGCCGTGTGTGGTCGCCGATCCGGCGACGTGGATGTTCTCCTTCACCGTGAACGGCACACCGGCCAACGGGCCCAGCTTCTCACCGGCGGCCCGTCGCCGGTCGGTCTCCTGCGCCGCCTGCCGGGCACTTTCCGCCAGCAGTCGGCTCACCGCGTTCACCTGCGGGTTCACCGTGGCGATCCGCTCCAGATGTGCCGTCACGACCTCCGTCGCGGACACCTCTCCGGATGCCACCAGCTGCGCCAGCTCCGACGCCCCCAGCGACCACAGTTCGTTCGCCCCCATTGGGCCTCCCTTCGTTTCGAGCAGCAAAGATACAGATCTGTATTTGGATACGAAACTGAATATCGTGGCCTCGGGGGCGTCGTAGGATGCCTGCGTGACACCCCAACGCAAGCGCCTGACCCGTGAAGAGAGCCGGCAGCAGACCCGCGGCCGCCTGCTGGCCGCCGCCGCCGAGCTGTTCACCGAACGCGGTGTCAACGGCACCTCCGTCGAGCAGATCGCCGAGCGCGCCGGCTACACCCGCGGTGCCTTCTACGGGAACTTCGAGGACAAGAACGCCCTCGTCGCCGAACTGCTCCACAACCGCACTCACCACGAAGTCGAGGAAGTACGCGCTCTCACCGAGGACGCCCCCTCCCTCACCGACGCCCTCGACAGGCTCCGGGCCTGGAACCGCGACCGCGCCGAGCACCTGCCCCAATGGCTCGCCCTGCGTATGGAACTCGTCCTGCACGCCCTGCGGAACGACGAGCTGCGTCCGCTGCTGGCGGAACGCGAACTGCTCGCCCGCGATGCCCACGCCACCGGTCTGGAGCAGGCGTTCGCCGCCCGCGGCATCCAAGCGCCCGCGGACCCCGCGTTCCTCGCCCTGATCGTCCACGCCCTGGAGGACGGCCTGCTCATCCAGCGCCTGCTGACCCCCGACGGCATCCCGGGTGACGTCGTCGTGGACGCCTTCGACCTGCTCCTGCGCTCCTGGACCGCACTCGCACAGCAGCCGGCCCCGGAGGCCAAGGGCCAGAACCCGCCGTCAGATCCCGTCTAGCACCGGGGTCCCCTCTGGGCGATGACCTCGGCGTTCGTAGCGGCGGGTGCGTTCCGCCCGGGGCGCGGCGAGGAGCCACCAGCAGCAGGCAGTGACAGGGATGTCCGCGATGTCAGCGTCATCAGCGGTGAAAAGCTGAGTATGCGTACTCATGCGTCTGGCCCTGCCGACCCGAAAGGTGGGGGCGGAGGTCCTGTGATGAAGGAGACCGTGGTGGCCTGGTGGCGCCGAGTCCGCCGTCGGTCGGCTCAGGCGAGCGGACTGCTGCTGGCGTTCGTGCTGGTGGGGCTGACGGCAGTGTGTTCCCGTCGGCCGTCGAAGCGGAAGCTGCGGGCGCAGGCCACGTCGCCCGGAGCGCAGTCCCGCAGGGCGGAGGAGGAGCGGAAGATGCGCGCCCTGATCGAGCACCTTACCGCCGTCGAGGGTCTGGAGCACATACTCACACGCTTCACCGACTGCTGCGCCAGGCCCTACGACGGCTCGATCTTCGAGAACAACCCGTCTCCGTATGCCCTCACATGTGACATGGAAGCGGTCGCCTACTTCGGTGTCCGGGGGGAGATCACCGACGTGCTGCCTCGGATCCGCGCCGCCGGGATCGCGAACTGGGGGCCGCAGGACGGCGAGGGGCGGGACGCACCGCATGCGGCCGGCACCGTGACCTATGCGCTGGACTACCACCGTCATCGCAGCCGGTCCCCGGACGGCGGACCGATGCCCGCGCCGACCCTCGAAGCCCCGGGCCTCCGGATCGACTGGGACCGGCCGGATTCGCCGCTGCCGAACCGCGTCGAGGAGCCCGCCCCATGCCCGCCGGCCGG is a genomic window containing:
- a CDS encoding TetR/AcrR family transcriptional regulator; amino-acid sequence: MTPQRKRLTREESRQQTRGRLLAAAAELFTERGVNGTSVEQIAERAGYTRGAFYGNFEDKNALVAELLHNRTHHEVEEVRALTEDAPSLTDALDRLRAWNRDRAEHLPQWLALRMELVLHALRNDELRPLLAERELLARDAHATGLEQAFAARGIQAPADPAFLALIVHALEDGLLIQRLLTPDGIPGDVVVDAFDLLLRSWTALAQQPAPEAKGQNPPSDPV